A region of the Nymphalis io chromosome 6, ilAglIoxx1.1, whole genome shotgun sequence genome:
ttggtaACCTTTTTCTTTTCTTCATCTGTTTCCTTCTCTGTTTTaggtttttcttttttctcttcacttttttctttattctcTTTTTTGTCttctttattcttatttttatctaCATCGTCTTTGTCCTTCTTATCACTTTTTTCTTCACTCTCATCTGGTATGACAACTGGGGCTTCTTCTTctgttttatgaattaaaaacatataaaaatgaattatgattttattaacttttcaaAACAGAATTTATTAATGTGAATATTTTCGctttaggtatatatataaaaaaaacttgaaagattatatataaatagcataaattattattacataagaaatttattaagCAATTACGAGAACTGCAACAGTCTGAATCAAATATGGAGAAACAGAAACATTATAACATATGGCGAacgctcgtgaggcgaataacatctgcgccgagcAATTCGTAATACTACATGGTGACCACGACCGCTCTAACAAGAGTGTAACGACGAAGAAAAAGAagagacatttattttaacaatgaaCTATGTTACTATTTCTTGTTTTTGTTTGCGTTGTAAATGCTAGAAGTATTTAGTGGGAATAAACTTGGGCGTTTGACACAAGCAGCAAAAAGGTGCCATATAAAGGAGAGCTGAGGCTCCGCGTACAACTACTCGGCTTCTCTCACGTCCCTCACGCGCTGGTACAATAAAATCACACACTTGCGCATGtttggtatttataattttatattttgcctttttgttgtttgtattaatttctttttatattaaccatttcaaaatattttaattctgtaAACTTGCCTGATAATGTTATAACCCTTgtgcatatataaatacagtcaaTGCTTAGTCAGCACCGCGACAAACGAGGcgaattaatattgtatttaattgctACACTATTCCATTCATTcaacaaataacatatattatgataaacagATTCTAACCTCTACTTGGTTCAGTCTTATCGTCTTTAATTTCAATATGTTCTTCTTCAGTTTCTTTTTTTTCCTCTGGCTCATCATCCTCAACTTCCATAACATCATCACTTTTAGATTCTTTTTCCTCTTCTGCTTTTATAAGTTTTGATAATCGTGAAACTAATTGTGATCGTAAAcctgatatttaaataaagttgaataatttatatatattttaattttataaaacttttgttaataatttaattatgaaaaacaaaGATATACCTTTACAACTAACATTTCGAGCTCGAAGTTCTTGCCTTAGTTGGTCGACTTTAATCGTCCTTAGATCAATTTTGGAGTAATGCGTCGGCTCGGGTTTGCCATCCTCATCGTCATCATTTTCATCAATCGTTATCGTACTGTCATTGCCGTCGATCTCCTGAAAAACACGAAACTTTCTATTTTCCATCGACGGAAGCTCCAGTGGGTTAAGGCAAGAGATTTCTTTTTAAACTTTACTGAAAACTACTCTCTATAAAGCTTTGATAGCAAAATTTTGAACGTATATGAACGGCAAGGGGATCGGTTCTACGCGTTCAGGTTCTAACATATATAACATGTTTTCAGGATCGAATTCGCAGCGAGCGGCGGGGCCGATGTCTTCGAGATACGGTAGTAGCGCAGGCGGCCGGAAACAAAACCAAACAAAACTGGGAACAAACAATTTGGGATTTGTCAGCCTTcccggcgggcggcgcgggcgcgggctcGCACTCGTCCTCGCCGGCCAGCCGCCGCAGCGCCGCGTCGCTCGCCGCCTTATACCGCTCCTGGACCGTCGTCCACTCGATACGCGACGGCTGAGCGGACCACACATCTGGCAGGAACAACACCACACACTCGAGTCTCGATTTTCCGCCGCTGCCCTCGCGCCAGTAGTAAAACTCCACCATTCGGTACCTGCGCGGGTAATCGAGTTATAGTGATGCATACTCACACCCGCAGCCACCCTCGGGCTGCTCGACTGCTGCATGGACACGACACATCCCGTACGAGAGTCAACTAACTCTTTTTGAAGGACGGTACATCGATCTGCTTCCAATCGGCAGCGCCACTTACGATGTACGAACGCCTCTACTCTCACATAGTGAATGTGTGCTGTACCATGTTCAACTTATGCCGCCGAGAAACCAAGAGTATCTTCTTTCAATATTCAATGGCGTACAATCCggatagttttattattatctattctaATGTTTGAAGtttcacaattttttattattatcaattcttTTATGCTATTCCAGAAAATACTCTTAATTTTATCAGGAAAAAAAGCTAAAGCACAAATATCGATTCTCTGGATACAAAAAAAACtccaacattttaattttacagaaAACTGAAACTTACCATTGAGTACAATTTGATAAGTCGATGCCTGTTAATGCCTTGCAAGTACGAATGGCTGTTTTAACTAATACTCCAGGATCAGATTCAGGATTATCTCCATCAAGAGAAGGACTCCAAGGTCCACCTATAGCAAAATTTTCTCCTCCTTTACCCTTTTGTCCAACAAGGAATTTAATCAATCGAGTGGGATGTAAAGGTGTTTTGCTTGCACGTTTGTCTTTTTCATCAACTTTTGTGAGTCCACATTTTTGATATAAGCTTTCCAAGGTCGGCATACTGATTAACATCAcctaatatgaatatttaatttgttattagtcatttctattttaaaatatataaaaacaacaatttatgAGTCCATGCATGCTATCTATAgtagtattataaatgcggGAGTAACTTTGTGTGGTTCTGTCACGGATAAATCACTACACCAATTTTGATAAGAAGCAAGCTTAAATCCGAAGGGGGATAAGCTATCTCTCTACCAAACATGCGGGCAAAAACTAGTATTACATATTGCCCTTGTTTATGTATCACAAAAATGGATTAATACCTTCGCTGAAAATCTATAGTCTGCATCTGGTGGTTCTAGAGTAGCATCATTAGCATTCGGATTAGGCACTTCTCTACTCATGATGTGGTATGCACAAGggttatttatagaaaatggTGCTTGGGGAGGAAAAGTTTCTCCCCATTTTACATATGCATTGAAAAAGTCAGATGGTATATAAAGATTTGTATATCTCTGTGAAAGCGTGGGAACATCAATCTTTTGGCTGAAAGAAAATGTAcagaattaattatacaattttatgaaatatgaaagTTATTCTAACTttcaaatttctttttaatattaaactctcaaaatataaataatatctaataatctTACACATCAAGAGGTATCCTAGGCACTCGAACAACATATTTTATTGGTGAAGGCTGATGGATAATTGGTCGTTTACGAGGAGGAGAGTCTCTGCGATTACGGCTGTCACGTCGATCCCGTGATCGTGACCGACTTCTTGTCCGAGATCGcttctaaaacaatattaaacataCTAGTATTAAGTAGTAGATTAGATACTCTTTCCagatatctatatattaatgtGTGATATGTATGAtctctgttatttttataaaaaaagaaagaatgtAATTTGTTTATGTCTAGTGTACAGTCgcaagaataattaattataaatatgatcatttaactaaatgttaataaaattaaaaaaaatattttccaaaacagatatcaatgaaaaataaaactaaatatttaactataaattaatttattccatATCTGTTTCTATTATAAGTTTGTTGatttgtatgatatatatagTATCACATAGTTACTTACTGTTCACATTATTGTTATGATATATATCAATTAAGAAactcttttattataaactagttACAGCTTAAGATAAATTTGCAACACATAACATTGAAtacaatataacttttaataatcagtatattttataattggttGGGTGAAATTGGTTATGAAATTAGTTACAAAAATTGACCTACTACACTTACTTACAAGTGAAGTTTAATAAAAGCACAAAAAACTAACTGAGCACAGCCTACCAATAcaacattttaatgaaaacaaatattcaaattttcgctttatatttactttttatagaattattttttatgcattctaattttataaactaatctATTTATgcacattatttaataacaaaaactagaaacaaattgaaataatactCACTCTGTCATCTCTACGAGCGGTTCTATCATCCCTACGGTCGTCACGGCGAGATaacatagattttttattagatGGGGGTGGGACAGCGTTGTATGTGTTAGATTTCGGTGGGTTAACTTTTTGGTTTGGGCCACCTTTAGGTAAAACTTGAACGCGAGTTGCATTCCATTTAAATGGCATATTAGGATTGTAAGACGCTTCTACTAGTACCCTGTCATTTACTTTAGGTATTGCACCTTTAGCACACACAGAAGTTTGATAAAATACATCATGATCAACGAAACCAAAGTCGTTGTGAGTCTTTGTTACTGTACCAGTAAATACACGCTGTTCATTTGATTGTTGTGCCTGATTAGGCGCattgttttgatatatatttggaTTCATAGCGCGGGGTGTAGGATAAGCTACAACATTTCCAGGATACATTTGACCTTGAGCCATTTGATTCATTGGCATTTGTCCCGCCATTGGCATTGCCATACCTCCTTGCGCTTGTATCATGCTTGGATTAAATACTGCCTGGGTTTGCTGAAAAGGCATCATACCTTGTTGTGACATCATTGCGGCATTTGGATCCATTATCTGGGGATTCATGCCGGTCATGTTTGTGTTCACGTTGGATCGAGCCCATGGCGGGTTTTTGGTTCCGCTACCAGATTgcattatgaattattattaagcagTCACAATtggcatttgttttattttaatcttataacgtacattaaatgtttaaaacttAGACAAAATGGCCGCTAAAGAAGAAGCCAtgcacaaaataataaaaccgtGAGCGTGACGCTACGGTTAAGAACGATCGAACAATTCTAACAAATAAGCACAGATCCTTATACAATATGCATAACATAATACAATGATTATCTGACATTTTATCAAAAAGTTGCTAGctccaaaaatatttaggaacttgtatataaattaatttaatttatagtttgcTTAATTTTATAGGTCCTTAATAAGAAAAATTTGTCAAACCTAATATCAGATCGTTTTGCTCAACTTTTACTCATATGTaactattaaatgaaaataaaaaaacggaaAGTCTCATGTAGGCCTACTGCAAAACGTTCAATaaacttgaatattattttcaaaaataacctTAAATTTTAGATCAAATGATCCTAATATATTGTACAATTAACATTTAAACCTTATTAAAAagcaatttaataacatatcttGAGTCAAAATCGTCAAACAAAGTAAGGCCACAATCAGTATTTGtagaagtataaataaattatacgaattgtgaatatacaaaatatatctgCCATCCTTCGTTATTttcgttaaaattattgtaattggtaataaatatgtagaatttggattttttttagatttaatgaacgataatttcattatttaattccGGAAATAAAAATGATCCAAATaacctattataattttactacttTACTCTTGCACTAATAGGTGTACCACAGGGTTATATTTTGGTaccttttcaatataatatgtaaacgaTTTACCTTTTTTTGTTTGCAGATGATGCatctcttatatttaaattgagagaaaaatatacaattatgtcATTGTTAGCAGTGCTCTGTCGCTGGTTCTAGATTGGCTTGAGAAAAATAATCTGGTTTTAAATGCAAGAAAAACcaaatgtatgttttttctctaacaaatgttaaattaaaatgttctgCAGTTATCATAAACAATGAAAGCCTGCTgacttacaatatatttatgataatatacgCCTGGGTTATGGCCTTCTCTCCATTTGAAAAAAAGGCTtttagcttatttcaccacgctgatGCAATGCAGCTTAGTGGATAGAAATGTAGCAAATTTTCATTCGACGCATGCAGGTTTTTAAGGATATTTTCTTTATCGCCGAATCATTATAAagagattaagcacatgaaaatttattgatgCTTGCTTTGGTTTTATTCTGCAATCATCATTTAATGTTCATCGTATTCTAacctaatataaaaagtaaaagaagtataaattatatataccattCATCCAATTGAGTTAATACTTGAAATATTTCATAGTTGTTGAGGTTTCTGTCGCGGTATGATGTACCACGTACATTATATTGTAAGCTTGTTGTTTTTAAGatacataaaagttttaaaaaagttttctaatggaataaaaaagatacatttaaaacaaaagcaatgattataatatctctatataataattatgatgttaAGTGCATAGATACGCGAAACTTATTACTTAAGTTTACTTTTTAAACTCCTTTTTTTCCTTACCATAAGTGAAAACAACATAACGTAAATGTTCATAATCtaatcgtatatgtatttcTGATAACGAATaggtaaaatcataaaataatttaattttagacttaaagataaatttaaaaaaagtaaattttacaaaattagaaaatattcttgaaactaaaacaaaaataatcaaatttaaaaaaggtaccCAACGCGAAGCCGCCCACAAAGGTCGCATTTCCACGCTGTTCGGCAATGGACAATCTTTGCGCCAAGAAGATCCGGAACGACTGTCAAATCCGAttccaattaaaatatgtttacctaactgtttattatatttgtggcaattattatttttaaattgatttaacgtCGGTCTCAACCCTTGGCGCTCTAAGCGAATAGCAAGAGATCCCtttaaaatagtaaagaaaatattttttaacaagagAAAATGCTGCCACCTTTATCCGAGCGCAAGGATTTCATATATCAGCTTGTAAACCAAACGCATAGTAGTAACATTGAAACTTAAACAGTAAAACTAAAAGCTTGTAAGCACtcactgtcccactgctgggctaatgtcTCTTCTCCTATTGTGTGTGATAGAAAATTATCCgaaatattttcacattttcTTGCGATTTTTTATATCCCCGCAGAACAAAAGATGaattattcgttttattatataatacactaaAACTGTCATAAAGATAGagaaatgattataatatataaatatacaaatattataataaaatttaaaattaaggaaATTTTCCTCAAAGAACGATGAATTAAAGCATTGTTTAGTAAAAAAAGTTAGCTGGCCAGACttgaatgatattttatatgatttgttatcagtacattatatttacatcTGACGTTCAAATGTCGGAAGCGAAGATTTGGAGTTGGACTAGTCCGTCTGTAACTTTTAGCAGAGTGAGATTGCGCGGCTGCGTGAGTAGACGTAACGTCTATCCGTGAAgcgtatatttttatcaacaacAAAGTTACGCAGTCTtgttgtgttattatttttttttattttaaatttagttttttgtcCTACATAATATAGTCGCCATGTTTACAAAGAACACTTTCAAGGTGTTATATTTCCGTGTTCTGGCACGACGCCAGTTTAAATAAGCTGATACGATTTTTGATTTCTCAACAAAATCAATTGTTAattgtaatttcttatttaaaatatattcgttgaatccaaaaaaaatattgtattcgaTTTTAAAAAACTCCTAGTAAGACGTTATAGTGTACGTATAGTTACAATCAGTTGTGATATAAGTACATACATTACTTAGATAATTCGGGGGGCATCGTAGAAACCTTGGAATGTACTCGATTTGTATATTCTTGTAAAGGTTCATTTAATTAGTGGAAATGAAGTGAAGTGCCGAAAATGAGTGTGGAAATTAACCAAAGCAACCCGGAAAATGGGTCTCGTCCGGCGGTTAACGTTAATAAAGGGACTACAATAAACAGATGTGCCCCCAAAAAGTCTTTGGAGTCGAAGTTGTGGGACTTGTTACAGCCCGTAGCTAGACTTTGGGGAATAGTAACGGCTATCGGTGAGTGTTTCGCTAATTATAATCACCTTGGATTAATAGAAATAGTAACGGGATTTTATGTGAGAttacttacaaattatttttatatttgtttcttttctagtgtataccgtaacagcctgtgaatgtcccactgctgggctaaaggcctcctctcctctttttgaggagaaggtttggagcttattccaccacgctgctccaatgcgggttggtagaattcacatgtggcagaatttcagtgaaattagacacatgcaggtttcctcacgatgttttccttcaccgtaaagcacgagatgaattataatcacaaattaagcacatgaaaattcagtggtgcttgcccgggtttgaacccacgatcatcggttaagattcacgcgttcttaccacagggccaactcggcttCTAGTTCTAGTGTATGTAttagttgaaataaataaatatcgttccatcgatatatcataaatacttaaaaataatcaaaatatattttatcaagcaTAGAGCCTATATTACCTACAAGCACTTGGAAATCGTTATTTCACAAGAAGAAATTGAAATTCATTTCAAGTACCAAAGTTTAAAGCTATAAACGCTTCCGTATAAAGttctattttattctttataaaatatattatttacaagtaccgtagaagttattttattttatctactaTTTAAATCTTTGATTTATTGAGTGCCattgttgataatattaagCTAGAGAAGGCAATTTAGATATATggagtatttattataactgttaTCGTATGTGGAGTTTTATTTACTCTGTTCAAACTCCAaatagtacatttatttatggGAATACATTTCAGTCATCTAAATTTGAATACGTAAAAAATAAGAtttcgtatattatttattgaaaggtGTAAGGATAAATCATATATACCTAAAATTTGTATCATTCGAAAGGTGAAATCAGTAAATTTGGACCACACATGATATTCGTTGTAGTAAAAAGTAGAAGGTACATAAATGTCTTGAATTTTTAGCATTTGATGGTACCTAAATTCATTTGtagagttatatttattttaattaactgccTCGTatgtctagtggctacatgtaggGCCGCGGActcagaggtcctgggttcaaatcccaggtcgggccgataaaaagtaattgagttttttgtcgaaaattctcactagcagcccggagtcggGAAATTGGAAtcgtgtacactcccgtgcctcagaaggCACGTCAAGCCGTTGGTGCTGCGCTTAAGCTACTTTCGGTTATGTGGTAtcgccgtcccattggattatgagttagggaatagacagtgcTTGCGCatacacttttgcactataatatgtcctgcgcagttggctaatatttcttgagattggccgccgtggccaaaattggtctggagtactttattcttatttatcttACTACGAAACATACATGAAATTCTTCATTATATTcgtattaaattactttttttcgtattttttctCGTGTTATACATTGTAaacggaaaataatatttaacactagGTTAAGATAATTGCGGTTTTTATGTTTAAGTAAAaacctaattataatttattaacctaATGTCGAGTCAATTGGGTCAACGTTTTTCAGCcattcgaaattaaaataatgtaaagttGGTTAGAgctctttaattaaattgatgtcATCTTAATAGTAGGTTGACAAGTATGTAATTACGCTTGAATATACATgactagatatataataatagaaaacggaaatttaaaattgaaataaaactgccataaataataaaatgggtagtaaatcgttttaataaaactgaactcacgattttttttaactaaacttATTTGTCTTTGTCTTTATCTTTATCTTTTCTCAGTGATGAGCGGCGCCGGCGCAGAATTAATGGTTCTGGGGTACGAAGTCGCCCCAGGGTTAATgtgagtattatatttttatattgttggtTATTTCCACCGAAGTAGATAGAGAGCAACACCATCTCAATTGTTGGATGTCGTATTGCTGCTGCTGCTTACAAACATCTTCACAACCCCTTTTCTGGTGGGTACCAACATAATTGGAAAGGAATTCTCAAGGAAGATTTTCACGGTTTTTATGATTTTGTACAGTGCTGATCTCATACAGTAGGTACTAAGGATAATAaggatacaaaaaatattgatatattgtattatatatatgatcttatataaagtttaacgtatttcaaataaatataagatattttcttgtaaattatcttaattagtGAATTATTCGTGTAATGAAAACATCaattaaaagattataattttttcttttttaaatatcgtcGAAAACTGTGAACATTGTGCCTATATTGCAGAGAATagagatgatttattttattgttgccATATATGCTAAATACAAAGGACTTTAAATAAGTCATAAACGAGGACGAAAATACTGGGATAATAAATGCGTAAAACACTTCACCCAATGAAAACTCTCACAAAAGAGGCCGAGGCGTACACAGCACGTTTTATGTCTTTCTTATTTCTCTTTCTTAAAAAGAAAGTCTTTTCACTCAGTTTTTATATTCTTCGTtacaagaatattaattaaatacttctaGCTTAGATATACTTTTTAACACAgaatattgtacattttttttattgaaacagagattaattttattaatttgtgtataggttttattaaactttcgaaataatgtgaaaaatatgaatattataaaagtttagtCGTGGTATATTGTCAGTAGTAATATTTCACTCtctattcttattatattatattattctatttttattaaattagaccttttttttaaactaaaaaaaactcaaatttcCTAAAGaactttagatatatttaattttattttgtatgtgatAAGGATACCGGCTTCGGATGGTCTAGCAAATAATGACGTAATGTAGTTATTCAATAAAGAAGCATGAACTAACACTATAACTATTGTTGATGAAGAAAGTGTTATATCGGCTAACTGTTTTCACTACAAATTAACTCACGTTATTGCAGTACAAACAcagtgaattttaaataattatctaggATACGAACTTCGTAAAGAAACGTCTGACGTCGTGTTATCCCATATCATTATCGAGTTGAAtacattaatagattttttagtttcattttagAATTGATACTGATCATGTTTGTTTCCAATAATACCAAATTACCTTTAAgtcataaataactttaattaataaatgctttAATGGTTAGCTGCCTTTAAAGTTTCCAAAATGTATCGTTATCTAAACTGAAATTGTTTGACGATGTAATCTCAAAGCAATCGATCAATCTCTGTATCCTCCATCCAACGTGACATTAGCAAAATAACTTGTGCTCATATGGAACAAGTAAGTAACATTGAAAATACACTTTCAATAATTTAGTTGGTGATAGgacaaatagcaatatttagtatagtGTTcgggttttaagggtgagtcagccaatGTAActgccacaagggacataacatcaacTAAGATTTACGTAGGTTgacccaaggtaggtggcgcattgtcgatatGAGGAACGGAATGTTTATAACTCATATCTATAGGCAGTGGTgaaaacttaccatcaggtgacctatttgCCCGTGTgcatacctattttatatatattatatatttttgttacttgctggtaataatatatacaccatataataataaaatggtaataatatatatactatatatatatatcaaaaatagaaAATCACTGCTAACATTTTGTAAACTTGATCAAAgggtaattgaaatatttaaaaaatatattgttaattctaaattttataatattttttttttcatgattttAATTCACTTAGACATAGACTGTATTAATGAACGTGATATTGTTACTTGTAAAAATTGATAAGAAAGTttgttataagttataatatttttaatgtttttctgtAGTGCTGGAGCAGCCCTAGTGTTCATATTGGAGACTATGTGGGTGGCGGCACTGTTTATTGACCTTTTATGCCGTCGTGGTGAATATTCCATGAAGTTGAGGTGTTGGGATTTCATGAGGTGGTCCTGTGGTCGTGCGCGGGCACCGTTCTACGCGTGTGCGGCTACAGCAATACTGTTTGCTAATCTTACAATTTTGGCTACGGTGTCAGGTACGGaaataatcaaatgaaaataaatattaagtactaaataataacatatatatatatatatatatatatatatatatatacatatataaatatatactagtatCGATCATTTCCCTGTTactatataaattgatataataataaacaataattatattatatatttatattatagtatttgagATATACTTCAATTACTgtcagttataaaaataatagaacagACTGGATATATAAGTCTATGGTAAGTATATCGTGCGTATTTCTTACTTAAACTTTCATTTTGATACACTGTTCGCGATTCGCGGTACGTCTGTCATCTCGTCACGTATGACGACATATACATATGAATTAACATCTTTATCTTACTTCCCGCATTTTAAAACtacgttttttttctttaattccgTGTGTTGTGTGTTCCTTGTCATATTTTATCGTGGaggattataaatacatataacaataaaatatagtgataataataatagcttattACAAGATTATAACTCATTAGTAATCTTGTTTCttctatgtttattttttttacttatatataacttgcttgaatactatattaaataatattttaatcacatTTGACAAAaggtttaagtttttatataaattactgttTATGTACTGATATTAAAATCATCATCGTCTCATACCTGTCGTTAATCGCCTGAATCTGAATTTCAAGAACGTCAATTTCcttgttgata
Encoded here:
- the LOC126769030 gene encoding uncharacterized protein LOC126769030; translated protein: MSVEINQSNPENGSRPAVNVNKGTTINRCAPKKSLESKLWDLLQPVARLWGIVTAIVMSGAGAELMVLGYEVAPGLIAGAALVFILETMWVAALFIDLLCRRGEYSMKLRCWDFMRWSCGRARAPFYACAATAILFANLTILATVSGGMLLVLAALRATVPFSPYATHGPHSPRAGSTLLSQNDSNIPDVYYNAAQSADERCEEMTVLNVKSSDRSRSVTPKPRLLEL